Proteins encoded in a region of the Buteo buteo chromosome 11, bButBut1.hap1.1, whole genome shotgun sequence genome:
- the LOC142036271 gene encoding purine nucleoside phosphorylase-like, producing the protein MAYADEDRNSYEAYKETADWLRARTIQRPKTAIICGSGLGGLADVLDNKTIFPCEDIPHFPRSTVAGHIGRLVFGDLSGQPCVCMQGRFHYYEGYSVSTVTFPIRVFFLLGVEILIVTNAAGGLNPHFQVGDIMFIRDHISMLGLGGQNPLRGPNDERFGVRFPCMSDAYEQDLLSLAMESAQELGFLSFVREGVYCLQAGPSYETIAECRALQALGGDAVGMSTVPEVIVARHCGLRVLGISLITNKVVMNYNSQEKANHEEVLRISVVRAEALQKLVTHLIGKLGESTNSP; encoded by the exons AAATAGCTATGAGGCATATAAGGAAACAGCGGATTGGTTACGTGCCCGCACCATCCAGCGCCCGAAGACTGCCATCATCTGCGGATCTGGACTGGGAGGTCTGGCTGATGTGTTGGATAACAAGACAATCTTTCCGTGTGAGGACATCCCTCACTTCCCACGGAGCACAG TTGCAGGGCACATTGGCAGATTGGTGTTTGGGGACCTGAGTGGACAGCCCTGCGTGTGTATGCAGGGACGTTTCCACTATTATGAAGGATACTCTGTCAGCACG GTCACCTTTCCCATCAGAGTCTTCTTTCTCCTGGGGGTGGAGATCTTGATTGTCACAAATGCTGCTGGGGGACTGAATCCCCACTTCCAAGTGGGGGACATCATGTTCATTAGAGATCACATCAGCATGCTCGGCTTGGGAGGGCAGAATCCACTGCGTGGACCAAACGATGAGAG GTTTGGAGTAAGGTTTCCCTGCATGTCAGATGCTTATGAACAAGATCTGCTCAGTCTGGCAATGGAGAGCGCACAGGAGCTGGGCTTTCTGAGCTTCGTCCGAGAAGGAGTGTACTGTCTGCAGGCCGGTCCTTCCTATGAAACTATTGCCGAGTGCCGTGCGCTGCAGGCGCTGGGAGGGGATGCTGTAG GCATGAGCACTGTCCCAGAAGTAATTGTAGCCAGGCATTGTGGCCTCCGAGTCCTTGGGATCTCCCTCATCACCAACAAAGTGGTGATGAACTACAACAGTCAAGAGAAAGCCAACCACGAGGAAGTGCTGCGCATCTCGGTGGTCCGGGCTGAAGCCCTGCAGAAACTGGTCACGCACCTCATTGGCaagctgggggaaagcacaAACTCTCCGTGA